A window of Vibrio gazogenes genomic DNA:
TGCAGTTTACCGATTGGGATATCTTCCGTAACCTCCTGCTGGCTGCGCGCTGGACATTATTATTGTCCGTGTACGCCTTTATCGGCGGTGGTCTGGTCGGGCTGGGGCTGACCTTATTACGTAGTACGCGCAATCCGTTGTTTACTCGCTTGATTCAGCTCTATGTTGAACTGTTTCAAGGGACACCGTTATTGATGCAGCTCTTTCTGGCTTTCTTCGGCTTGTCGCTGATCGGTATCGAAGTGAGTGCGTGGTCGGCAGCGATTTTGGCGTTAACGTTGTTTAGCAGTGCGTTTTTCCACGATATCTGGCGGGGATGTATTGAATCCTTACCCAAAGGGCAGTGGGAAGCTTGTCGGACGTTGGGGCTGACTTATCTGCAAACAATGCGGCATGTTATTTTCCCGCAGGCGATGCGGATTGCGATTGCCCCGACGGTCGGTTTTTCGGTGCAAATTGTCAAAGGAACTGCCTTGGCATCGATTATTGGTTTTGTCGAGTTGACCAAAGCCGGCACGATGCTCAACAACGCAACATTTCAGCCGTTTAAAGTGTTTGCCATGGTGGCGTTGCTCTATTTTGCCATCTGTTTCCCTTTATCGATGTTTGCCCGTTATCTCGAATCACGCAAGGTTTGAGGGGGGAGATTTGAATGAAAAGCACACAGTCTTGCCATAAGAACAGGCAACAAGAACAACTGAAATCAGGACGATTTATTCACAGCTCGGAGGCGAAGCATTATGTCACTTATCAGTGTTGATCAGGTTCATAAGTTTTATGGTGAAAACCATGTATTGAAAGGGGTAGACCTGAAGATCCAAGCCGGAGAAGTGATCTCAATTATCGGCCGGAGTGGCTCAGGAAAAAGCACGTTGCTGCGGTGTATGAACGGGCTGGAAACCTATCAGGAAGGCGCGATCGTCGTCGATCAGCAAGCCGTAGAAAATGATGAATATAAATTGCGCTTACTCAGTCAGAGCGTTGGTATGGTCTTTCAGAGCTTCAACCTGTTTCCTCACAAAACCGTCGGTGAAAATGTCATGCTGGCACCGAAGCTGGTACTGAAAAAAACGACCGCAGACTGTCAGCAGATTGCTCGCGAGCTTCTGGATAAAGTCGGATTGGGCGATAAATTCGACGCCTATCCGGGCAATCTTTCCGGAGGGCAGCAGCAGCGAGTGGCGATTGCCCGTTCACTGGCGATGTCTCCGAAAGTTTTGTTATGTGATGAAATTACCTCAGCACTGGATCCCGAACTTGTCGGTGAAGTGCTGAAAGTACTTGAACAACTCAAAGCGGAAGGGATGACCCTGATTCTCGTCACCCACGAAATGAATTTCGCCCGGGATGTCGGTGATCGGGTCGTGTTTATGAATGAAGGCAAAGTGTGGGAAACCGGGCCGAGTGAAACGGTGTTCGCGAATCCGCAAACCGCGGAACTGAGAAGTTTTCTCTCAGCGGTACTTTAATGCTTTTGGGGTTAATTCCAGTCGATTCACACCGGTTGATTCACACATTCGGGGTAACGCATTTGAGTCGACGCATATTGGTTAACCTTTGATAAACCTGACTGCTGTATACAGCGCGGCAGCATCCACCATCAATTGTCCGGCAGGAGAAAAAATCAGTTATGAATGACCGAACCCACGATGTCAGTCAACCCGCTCATCAGTCATCGGCAAACTGTCCGCTCAGTGAACGGATTACCCGGCATTATGCCAGTCTGACGGACAATAACCGGCGTTTGGCGGATTACTTACAATTGAATCCGGAAAAGGTGCTGATGTTATCCACCAGTGAGATTGCCGAAGCGTGTCAGGTCTCGAAAGCCAGTGTCAGCCGTTTTATTCGCAAACTGGGCTATGAAGACCACCTCGCTTTACGTCAGGAACTGATGATTGAGCGGGATAATGGTCAGCCGGTGATGATGACGACACTGGATGACTCTGAATTCAACCATGAGCTGCGGGCACTCGAAAAACTTTGGGAGCAACTGACTCAGCAGGAGCACCACGCATTAATTGAGAAACTGGCGACGGCAAAACGGATCAAAATTATCGGCTACCGCAACAGCTACCCGCTGGCGATGCATTTTCGTCAACAGCTCATGCAGTGTCGGACACGGGTTGAGTTGTTGCCGTTACCCGGCCAGACGATTGGTGAAGATCTGGCATCGATTGAGGACGATGATTTTACGATTGTGATCGGTATCCGTCGGCGGGTGGCAAATTTTGAGAAAATAATGTCTTTTCTGGCATCGCGGGATAGCTTACTGATTACCGATCAGTCCGGACAGAAATACGCGCAGCAAGCCGGGCACTACTTTATTTGTTATATGAATAATGAGCTGCCGTTAGACAGCTATA
This region includes:
- a CDS encoding amino acid ABC transporter permease, yielding MMQFTDWDIFRNLLLAARWTLLLSVYAFIGGGLVGLGLTLLRSTRNPLFTRLIQLYVELFQGTPLLMQLFLAFFGLSLIGIEVSAWSAAILALTLFSSAFFHDIWRGCIESLPKGQWEACRTLGLTYLQTMRHVIFPQAMRIAIAPTVGFSVQIVKGTALASIIGFVELTKAGTMLNNATFQPFKVFAMVALLYFAICFPLSMFARYLESRKV
- a CDS encoding amino acid ABC transporter ATP-binding protein; amino-acid sequence: MSLISVDQVHKFYGENHVLKGVDLKIQAGEVISIIGRSGSGKSTLLRCMNGLETYQEGAIVVDQQAVENDEYKLRLLSQSVGMVFQSFNLFPHKTVGENVMLAPKLVLKKTTADCQQIARELLDKVGLGDKFDAYPGNLSGGQQQRVAIARSLAMSPKVLLCDEITSALDPELVGEVLKVLEQLKAEGMTLILVTHEMNFARDVGDRVVFMNEGKVWETGPSETVFANPQTAELRSFLSAVL
- a CDS encoding MurR/RpiR family transcriptional regulator, which translates into the protein MNDRTHDVSQPAHQSSANCPLSERITRHYASLTDNNRRLADYLQLNPEKVLMLSTSEIAEACQVSKASVSRFIRKLGYEDHLALRQELMIERDNGQPVMMTTLDDSEFNHELRALEKLWEQLTQQEHHALIEKLATAKRIKIIGYRNSYPLAMHFRQQLMQCRTRVELLPLPGQTIGEDLASIEDDDFTIVIGIRRRVANFEKIMSFLASRDSLLITDQSGQKYAQQAGHYFICYMNNELPLDSYTVPMSLISHLVNQTFLHLKSKSTQVSRKISMNYAQLNELE